atttttaaaatctatttcaaGCCAGCACATCAGGGATCAAATTCAAAATCCTTAAGCCCTAAGAGTACATTTTTCTTCAGGCAGATCAAGCCATCCTGATTTGACAATAAGCACAATCTAAGGATAAACTGTGTTGAAGACAACAGACAGGAACTGCCACAAATGCCCCAATACTGCAGCTGttgcttttattatttcagcATGTTGTACATCACCCTTTACCCAGGGATGCATGGCAGCAACACCACATACATctcatttccttcctcccaAGACACTTGTTTCACATTCTGGGATCACAATTTCAATAGTTATTAAGTTGTTGTCTTCTTTCATGCAAACAATGCTAAAGCCAGATTCACATTATCAGCTCTCTTCTGTGGTTCCAGACTTCATTTTCTTGGGGCAACATCAATGACCCCCCACTCAATCTCTGCCATCACATGCAGACCAACCAAGGCAGCCTTCACACAGAGATTGCTGCAAGTTCTGCAGTTTTTGAACATGAACATGCAGATAATAGTGAAAAGTATTCTACTCACATCTTAAAGagctcttcctcatcctcctccagagtttttatttcttgctcTGGAAGGGAAACTATGGGCTCAAACTGAGGATCATGGTTAGAGTCATCTGCATTCTCAGCAGAAGTATCATGATCCTCGTGTGCctcctgaggagaaaaaaagaaaacacaaacttGCTATGTACCCCAACCATGAAGTACTCACATCTGTGTTTAAAACTTTTCAGCAAATAGATCTTAATAACTGTAATATCCCATAAAATAATTATGATTGTACCTGAAAACAAATTACTTCCAAGTCAACATACAGGCACACTAAGAAACAAAAAGGTGCTCATGCAGTGCTGGGTGTTTTAATCCTACCACTCATGAATTGTGCAGAGGCTTGGCCTTGGATTAATAGCTCTggttatggaaaaaaatttcatcAACAGTTTTTCCTATGTAATGTGTTTTATGCTACTAACACCCTACTATTTCTGAGTGCCTAATGACCCACTGTTAATgggaaaattagaaaaaaaccccacacaacaTCCACCTAACCCAGCTTAAGGGACATATTGCGTCCCGAGTTCACCATTCTGTCTTATGTATTAGAATCACCCACAGTCAACACAAACAAAGATTCTTTGAGGCACAGCTGTAATAGCCAGAAAGTAATTCAGGTTTCTTGCTTTTAGACTCCTCAAGGAACTTTAGGTTACAGATAAATAGCCAAAATAATCCTTCCTATTTAAGTTGCTTAGGAATCTGTCAGAGCATTCATTAGGCCTAAGAATGGTTTTTTACTACCGTGATTAGCAGGTAAACGATAAACATCTCTAGTACTTCATACATATGGACTGCTAAGAAGCACTCAGAACACAAGCCTGGGAGGGAGATTCATATGCAAGTTTAACAAAGCCACAGAACAGCTATCTCAGGTCTAGGGAAATGATttgtgtttggggatttttggtgtTGCTGAAGCAACGGAAAGGAAAATCAGTCTTCACatacaagagaaaaaagagggggcCAAGGGAAACTTAAGTAGAAAATTGTGCAAAATAAAATCTAGTTGTGTCAACAACGTCACACAAGTTATCGCCCATATTACATCCCCAGCGTTCCAGCAAAAAAAAGCGAGAAAGGAATTACGTCACAtctgtttcaaaaaaaaaaaggaaatgttagCCAAACTTTTATACATTGTATCCATGTGTGCAAGTAGCACATCCCGCATGGTCATTCATCACGCCTTCTGCGCCTGAGCAATAATCACACAGACCATGAGAAAAGCACAGTCgcagcaggcacagagaacGCGATCCCGTTATCCCGACACGATCCCGCCCTGCCGCCACAGAAGCACGTGAGCAACTGGTGCGGCACGAGGGGGCCGGCCCGGGCCCGGGGAGGGGCGGAAAGAGGGGGagaagaaaggagggaaaggagaaggacTACCCGAAAGATCCCGGCTCGCCCAGGCTCCCTCGTGCCGCGGAACGGCCAAGGCGGGTGCAGGGCCCGGCCCGAGCGGCCACGCGTGCCCGGAGCGGCCGCAAAGCCCAGGCCCGGCGGGCGCGGCCGCTCCAGCCCCCAGCGAGGCCCAGCGTCCGTCCCCCCCCGGGCCCTGCCCGACCTCGGCTCCCCCCGCCCGGGCCCCACCTGTCTCCGTTACTCTCCCACCCCGGCCCTCGGTGCCGCCCTCGCCCCCGCGCCGTTCTCGGCCCGGCCGCCGGCCCGCGGCCGCCCCTCACCGCCGTGTCCGCCATGGGCCCGCTCGCCGCGCTCCGCTCGCCGCTTCCTGCCGCGCGCCCCGCCCGCCTTTACCTCATTCCCGCAGcccgcgccgcgccgccgcAAGGCCCGATGGGAAACGCCCGCTCCCCCTCAGCCCCGCCCCCGGCGCGGGCAgagcgccgcccgccccggccccgtcACACCGATCCCCCCGTGGGTCCTCGGAACCGCTCCCGATACCGGCCCTGTCACCGACCCGCGGTACCGACCGCCGGCGCGGCCCCTCCGCCCCCGAGAAGCGTTTTTGTTGTCCCGTTTCCCAGACGCTTTTCCCATCACCCCCCGCGCCATGGCGGCGACCGCCCGCGTCCCGGCCCAAGATGGCGGCCGCGTGAGGGAAGGGGTGATGTGTGAGCTGCTCTTTTTGGTGTGTTTAAGGGCCGCGGGTGCTTTCGGGCGCGAGGAGCGGTAGCGCTGAGGGGCAGCGCTTAAAAAACAACCAGGTCGTTCCGTTGCCGTCATTCTCATCGCAGCGTCCCGTCCGTGAGGGTACGGCCCCGCCCCGGGAGGTGCGCGGGGTGGCTGAGGGGTGGCGGGACCATGGCGGAGGAAGGCGAGCGCTGCGACCGCGACCCGGCTCCTGTGGCGGAGGCTGGAGATGGGACAGAGCCGGACAGCCAGGCCGGGGAAGACCCCGCGGAGGGCCCCGACGTGTACAGATACATTAAGGGAGACTTGTTCACCTCCGAGATTTATAAAGTAGAGATACAGAACTTGCCCAAATACATCGGGTTTAACGATGTGAAAAAGTTCCTTGCCAAGTACGGGCTCAACCCTCACAAGATAAAACTCTTCGGGAAGCAGACGTTCGCCTTCGTGACGTTCAAGAGCGAGGAGGAGCGGGACAAGGCCATGCGGGTGCTGCACGGCGCGCTCTGGAAGAGCCGCCACCTCAGCGTGCGCCTGGCCAAGCCCAAGGCCGACCCCATCGCCAAGAAGAGGAAGCAAGAGGAGGGTTCGGAGCAGGGAGAGGCGAAGCGTCCGGCTCCCTGCGGAGAGGAGCCCCTGAGCAAGCGGATCGCGGACGTGGTGACCCCGCTGTGGAACGTGCCCTACGAGGCGCAGCTGGCCCAGAAGAAGCAGGAGTGCGAACAAGTGCTGCAGAAGCTGACAAAGTAATTCCTGTTTGTAACGTAATGTGTACAAGACTTGGCCTTGTGATGGGATATAGCTAAATTCACACCAATTGATACCTCTAAACTGAAGTGAGTTAGAGGTAGGTCAAAACTGTCAAAGTAATTAAAACATAATCTGCGATGCTACAGCTTAAAAGCTGTTTCATCTGACAAAACTTGCTATTGATGTTCTTGGTCCCCTTCAAAAAATTGCTTAGTGAAGGGAAATTGGTTTTAAAGTCTGTTGTTCCATAAGCAGAAGGATGTTTGTGCCCGTAAAAAAATGGCATTGTCACACGGTGTAGAGAGAATCGGTCTGTAGAGATGGCAAATTACTActaggttttttcttttaaaatcccctcaaaatttTATGCCTGGTCTTTGAAGATCAAAGTATCACTTCTGTCTCTTGCTGTCGACAAAACTGGCATTAATTATCATGCATGGTACATTGATAAATCCAGTACATAACCATAATGTAACCAGTACATTTAACCCTTACTTTTTCAGGTTACAGCTCTTACCAAGTTGGAGAGAGTTTGCTTGTTAAAAAAACCTGGAAGAAACACTCTTCCATGTGATAATGTGGTTCTTTTTTGTGTCCTTTACAGAAAAGAAGTATTGTGCAACTCTTGACCTCAATATTTCTAAATGTGTgctttacatttttttgtttctaattaCGGCAGGGAAATAGGAAATAACAACAGAGCTTTATTACCCTGGTTGTTCCTGCAGAAGCAGAAGTTTAATAAATTATGTTGCCCAGTGGAGGGAGTGAAAGCATCACCCTTGCAGGTAATGTAATCTCAGGTAAAGTGTGGAACAGGGTTAATGAGCTGAGGGTTATGTTCATTCATTATTTGGTTTTGAGAAGACACTGGACAAACTGAGTATTTGACTTAGTCTTGTAATAAATTATGAATTTTTGTTGTGTTTCGTGTAAATACTGTGTGGAAATATTAACAGGAAGCAGGGAAATTGATAACTGGGTATATAACTTTAAAATGAATATGCTGTCTTTGCAAGCCTCTGTTGTAAGCTAATGCATTCCTCAACAGAGGCAATGTTTTGCTTCTTAAATAACAAGATTTACAAATACCTTTTCTTTATTACTGTTAGTTCACACACATCAAAATCCATCAGTATTGTCCATATGAGCTCAATGTCCTGTGTCCATTTCCAAATGCATTTAACCACATGGGATTTTTTCCAGGAGCAACTTGGCATGTACAAATAAATGCTGTGTAAATATCTTAcataactttattttaaatctaGACTGAATATCGCAACAAATGTGAGTTCTTGATTGGGATTGGTGTAAATCAAGAAGACAAAACTGTGGGTTGTCGTCTTGGCAAATATAAGGGTGGTACATGTGCTGTAGTGGAGCCATTTGATACTATTCACATTCCTGCTATTGCCAAAAAAGTAGTAAAAGCTTTCCAAGACTACATAAGGTGAGCATAAGTAAAATGAGTTATCCATAAAGGTTTTGATATCttaatcaaaaatatttataaatttaatttgtgtttgttCTGAGCTTTGAGATCTAAGATGTACCAGTCTCACATTTTAGCAATTCTTTGTTTCTGCCTTGTGCCTGCATCATGGGGACTATTGCCCTTGCTCCTGCtcactgctcagagctggggtcAGGTACCAGCTGAACCCAGCTTCACTGCAAGCAAGGGGATGTGTAAGTCTGCAGTAAAAGTGGGTGTTAACTGCACTAAAAGTGTGTGTTACTGCACTAAAAGTGTGTGTTACTCAGGAGCTTCTTCCACTAACTGTAAAGAAGCACTCATAAAAACACTTCTGAAGGGAGGAATTGATTAACCAAGGTCCATTGTTTTCTGGGATGAGAATCATCATCCTACAGAAAGGAATGACCCAAAAGCTGCACATTTAAATAAGAGTACTTTTTTAGAAAAAAGGATGCATTCTCTAAAAAGCAGTTAAATGCACAAAAATGGAACCTCAGAAGAATCATGAAGATGGAAGATTTGAACTTGGTGTGAAgcagagaagctaatgaaagCATTCTAAAAAGTTATGTCATTCTCTGAATGCAGTGAGAAGCTGCCTCTTGTCTCTGTAATTTTGCATGGGTTAAAATGGGCAAGAGGATTGTGTGAAGGAGGGACAGGTTATTTTGCTTTAGGAGCTACTGTCCATCAGTCTTTCTTAGTTGGAAGCAATTTCTTGTTTGACAAATGAATGTACCCTCTTTTTGTACTCAGCATTTTTTCTATCACTTCTTTTGATTCAATGAATTATTCAATGAACTGTTTAATGTCAGACAAAGAAAGAATTCTCAGTGTGAGTGACCGAGCTCGTGCCCTTTGCAGGTGCACTCCTTACTCGGTGTACAGCCCCGAAACCTACGAGGGGCACTGGAAGCAGCTCACGGTGCGCACCAGCCGCCACGGCCACATCATGGCCATTGCTTACTTCAACCCTCAGGTACTGCACTTGATGGCTAAtgggcagcccaggctcagctTTAGAACTGCTTAAACTGGATTTTATGAATTGTGCATGCAAAACTGAAATAGAAGAATTATTTGGTGTGGTTTAACTTGCTAAGTTGCTCTAATTCTATTTAGACTAATCTGATACGTGGAAATGAACAAGTAGTATTCTTAT
This is a stretch of genomic DNA from Ammospiza nelsoni isolate bAmmNel1 chromosome 18, bAmmNel1.pri, whole genome shotgun sequence. It encodes these proteins:
- the TRMT2A gene encoding tRNA (uracil-5-)-methyltransferase homolog A isoform X1 gives rise to the protein MAEEGERCDRDPAPVAEAGDGTEPDSQAGEDPAEGPDVYRYIKGDLFTSEIYKVEIQNLPKYIGFNDVKKFLAKYGLNPHKIKLFGKQTFAFVTFKSEEERDKAMRVLHGALWKSRHLSVRLAKPKADPIAKKRKQEEGSEQGEAKRPAPCGEEPLSKRIADVVTPLWNVPYEAQLAQKKQECEQVLQKLTKEIGNNNRALLPWLFLQKQKFNKLCCPVEGVKASPLQTEYRNKCEFLIGIGVNQEDKTVGCRLGKYKGGTCAVVEPFDTIHIPAIAKKVVKAFQDYIRCTPYSVYSPETYEGHWKQLTVRTSRHGHIMAIAYFNPQKLSKEELADLKISLAKYFTEGMGKSSGVTSLYFVEEGQRKSPNLEDLSLEHVAGDKYIYEELLGLKFRISPHAFFQVNTQAAEVLYTAIGEWAQLSQESTVLDICCGTGTIGISLAKRVKKVIGIELCQEAVQDAKANAQINELSNIEFYCGKAEDIVPSLMNVLAPQNLITIVDPPRAGLHSKVILALRRAEHLKKLIYVSCNPRAAMNNFVDLCRAPSNRVKGASFRPVRAMAVDLFPQTRHCELLIFFERVEYANGSSAAAAPAASESPAAACGTEGMDGTSPASEGSQAAAGHGDCSPREGSP
- the TRMT2A gene encoding tRNA (uracil-5-)-methyltransferase homolog A isoform X2, with protein sequence MAEEGERCDRDPAPVAEAGDGTEPDSQAGEDPAEGPDVYRYIKGDLFTSEIYKVEIQNLPKYIGFNDVKKFLAKYGLNPHKIKLFGKQTFAFVTFKSEEERDKAMRVLHGALWKSRHLSVRLAKPKADPIAKKRKQEEGSEQGEAKRPAPCGEEPLSKRIADVVTPLWNVPYEAQLAQKKQECEQVLQKLTKEIGNNNRALLPWLFLQKQKFNKLCCPVEGVKASPLQTEYRNKCEFLIGIGVNQEDKTVGCRLGKYKGGTCAVVEPFDTIHIPAIAKKVVKAFQDYIRCTPYSVYSPETYEGHWKQLTVRTSRHGHIMAIAYFNPQKLSKEELADLKISLAKYFTEGMGKSSGVTSLYFVEEGQRKSPNLEDLSLEHVAGDKYIYEELLGLKFRISPHAFFQVNTQAAEVLYTAIGEWAQLSQESTVLDICCGTGTIGISLAKRVKKVIGIELCQEAVQDAKANAQINELSNIEFYCGKAEDIVPSLMNVLAPQNLITIVDPPRAGLHSKVILALRRAEHLKKLIYVSCNPRAAMNNFVE